In a single window of the Gemmatimonadota bacterium genome:
- a CDS encoding HD domain-containing phosphohydrolase, with product MSSGLLALTQKASTLRFPRTLRVAYPAPAPAVLRSDSALESGGGRAGATTPRQVLPNSRATRGTSVQALKQDPPIDGVRLSEVVGALSFALDLTEGQPMGHSVRSTLIGMRIGDTLGLTDEQKSALYYALLLKDLGCSSNAARLTSLFGADDRLLKHAHKLTDWTAGSGRAKLAFKFSVPGKSRLAKAWHLLMLGVNERGSAHQMMQQRCERGADIATLLQLPRGTSEAIRTLDEHWDGNGLPFGLRGSGIPMLGRIVSLAQTVEVFQNAFDVRTAYEMAHARRGRWFDPVLVDCLDAFQMDSDFWGRLRTTDTLKAVSALEPEERVIVADDARLDTVAEAFARVIDAKSPYTAQHSQNVATIAVTAATAMGMADKELRTLKRAALLHDIGKLGVSNTILDKPSALDPVEYETMKQHTRFTLEILKRVTRFRQFAATAAAHHERLNGDGYHLGLRGEELGPVARMIAVADVTEALSADRPYRAGMPLNETFVILEKLVREGHLCAAAVEGVTATFTGLASRDVILSEAA from the coding sequence ATGTCGTCCGGACTCCTTGCCCTGACCCAGAAGGCCAGCACCCTCCGGTTCCCCCGGACCCTCAGGGTGGCCTATCCGGCCCCGGCGCCCGCCGTCCTCCGTTCCGACTCCGCATTGGAGTCAGGCGGGGGGCGGGCGGGCGCTACCACTCCCCGACAGGTGCTCCCGAATTCCCGGGCCACCAGGGGGACGTCGGTCCAGGCGCTGAAGCAGGATCCGCCGATCGATGGCGTGCGACTCTCGGAGGTCGTTGGTGCGCTCTCCTTTGCGCTCGACCTGACCGAAGGGCAGCCGATGGGGCACTCGGTGCGCAGCACCCTTATTGGGATGCGTATCGGTGACACCCTCGGCCTTACGGATGAACAGAAGAGCGCGCTCTACTATGCGCTGCTGCTCAAGGACCTCGGCTGTTCGAGCAACGCGGCGCGACTGACGTCGCTCTTCGGCGCTGATGACCGGTTGCTCAAGCACGCGCACAAGCTCACCGACTGGACCGCCGGCTCAGGCCGCGCGAAGCTCGCCTTCAAGTTTTCGGTGCCGGGGAAGTCGAGGCTCGCCAAGGCGTGGCATCTGCTGATGCTCGGTGTGAACGAGCGGGGCAGCGCCCACCAGATGATGCAACAGCGATGCGAACGAGGCGCCGACATCGCGACGCTGCTGCAGCTTCCGCGCGGGACCTCGGAAGCAATCCGGACGCTCGACGAGCACTGGGATGGTAACGGCCTGCCATTCGGCTTGCGCGGCTCCGGTATCCCGATGCTCGGGCGGATTGTTTCGCTGGCCCAGACGGTGGAAGTCTTCCAGAACGCCTTCGATGTGCGGACCGCGTACGAGATGGCGCATGCCCGTCGCGGCCGCTGGTTCGACCCGGTCCTGGTCGATTGCCTCGATGCATTCCAGATGGACAGCGACTTCTGGGGCCGGCTGCGCACGACCGACACGTTGAAGGCGGTCAGCGCGCTCGAACCAGAAGAGCGAGTGATTGTCGCCGATGACGCAAGACTAGATACCGTGGCCGAAGCGTTCGCGCGAGTCATTGACGCGAAGAGTCCATACACCGCGCAGCACTCGCAGAACGTCGCGACCATCGCGGTGACCGCGGCGACTGCAATGGGGATGGCGGACAAGGAGTTGCGCACGCTCAAGCGGGCGGCGCTGCTGCACGACATCGGGAAGCTCGGTGTCAGCAACACGATTCTCGACAAGCCATCCGCGCTTGATCCGGTGGAGTACGAGACGATGAAGCAGCACACCCGCTTCACGCTCGAGATTCTCAAGCGGGTGACCCGGTTCCGGCAGTTCGCCGCGACCGCGGCCGCGCACCACGAACGGCTCAACGGTGATGGCTATCACCTCGGCCTCCGTGGCGAGGAGCTGGGTCCGGTGGCCCGGATGATCGCCGTCGCCGACGTGACCGAGGCGCTCTCCGCCGACCGGCCCTACCGGGCCGGGATGCCGCTGAATGAGACCTTCGTGATCCTGGAGAAGCTGGTCCGGGAGGGGCACCTCTGCGCGGCGGCGGTGGAGGGGGTGACCGCCACCTTCACTGGGCTCGCCTCCAGGGACGTCATCCTGAGCGAGGCGGCGTGA
- a CDS encoding deoxyribodipyrimidine photo-lyase produces MQRYAPLTDDRVWTAGATRPLPGREFVLYWMQITQRAHDNFALNFAIERADELGLPVLVYHGLRHDYPWASDRFHTFILEGMVDLQRDFAAKGIQYACYLDTRTASDETEGLSPLVALASRAAMVVTDWFPTFLMPRQTKALRTRVDCPVVAIDSATIIPAKRLDKAFSGARHIRPVLMKDLDDWLLPPENPEPKYRTTVALPFVAAAPSDDSIAALVASCAIDHDVPPALGWRGGSTAARARLKWWVKNGLPNYLERNDPNLDVTSKMSPWLHFGHISPHEVLLAAKKGGPQEQWEKFLDETLTWRELAFNLCARNPKHRTVNAIPDWARKELADHEDDPRTLYSDSQLEHAATGDELWNACQRAYLRDGWMPNYLRMLWGKSVIGWSKDAATALRILEHLNNKYSLDGRDPNSYGGILWCFGKFDRPFYRRPVFGTVRYMSLKAATTKFDVKKFIASQV; encoded by the coding sequence ATGCAACGCTACGCGCCGCTCACCGACGACCGGGTCTGGACCGCCGGGGCCACTCGCCCCCTGCCTGGCCGGGAGTTCGTGCTCTACTGGATGCAGATCACCCAGCGGGCCCACGACAACTTCGCCCTGAATTTCGCCATCGAACGCGCCGACGAGCTCGGGCTCCCGGTGCTGGTCTATCACGGCCTCCGACACGACTACCCCTGGGCCAGCGACCGATTCCACACCTTCATCCTCGAAGGGATGGTCGACCTCCAGCGTGATTTCGCGGCGAAGGGGATTCAGTACGCCTGCTACCTCGATACCCGCACCGCGAGCGATGAGACAGAAGGGCTCTCCCCACTCGTGGCACTTGCTTCGCGGGCCGCGATGGTGGTGACCGACTGGTTCCCGACCTTCCTGATGCCGCGACAGACGAAGGCGCTCCGCACCAGGGTCGACTGTCCCGTCGTGGCCATCGATTCGGCAACCATCATCCCCGCGAAACGACTCGACAAGGCCTTCTCCGGTGCCCGACACATTCGCCCGGTGCTGATGAAGGATCTCGACGACTGGCTTCTACCGCCCGAAAACCCCGAGCCAAAGTACCGCACCACCGTCGCGTTGCCGTTCGTTGCTGCCGCGCCCTCCGATGACTCCATCGCCGCGCTGGTCGCTTCCTGCGCCATCGATCACGACGTACCACCGGCGCTGGGCTGGCGCGGCGGTTCGACCGCGGCACGCGCGCGCCTGAAGTGGTGGGTCAAGAACGGACTGCCGAACTATCTCGAGCGCAACGATCCGAACCTCGACGTCACCTCGAAGATGTCGCCCTGGCTCCACTTCGGGCACATCTCGCCGCATGAGGTGCTCCTGGCCGCAAAGAAGGGAGGGCCGCAGGAGCAGTGGGAGAAATTCCTCGACGAAACGCTCACCTGGCGCGAGCTCGCCTTCAACCTCTGCGCCCGGAATCCGAAGCACCGCACCGTCAACGCAATTCCCGACTGGGCCCGCAAGGAACTCGCCGATCACGAGGACGATCCGCGGACGCTCTATTCGGATTCACAGCTCGAGCACGCCGCCACCGGCGACGAGCTCTGGAACGCCTGCCAGCGCGCCTACCTCCGCGATGGCTGGATGCCGAACTATCTCAGGATGCTCTGGGGAAAGTCGGTGATCGGCTGGAGCAAGGATGCGGCGACTGCACTCCGCATCCTGGAACACCTCAACAACAAGTATTCACTCGACGGTCGCGATCCCAACTCGTACGGCGGCATCCTCTGGTGCTTCGGGAAGTTCGACCGCCCGTTCTACCGCCGCCCCGTCTTCGGGACGGTGCGCTACATGTCGCTCAAGGCCGCGACGACCAAATTCGACGTCAAGAAGTTCATCGCCTCGCAGGTGTAG
- a CDS encoding S41 family peptidase, with translation MKTLNIAVMLIVSTASALAAQAPGALDAAEKQTAINALADQLTTLYVFPEKATVMATTLRANLARGDYDSLANGPAFAQRLTRDLDALVHDKHLRVAYSMDVLPEFHGDAGREPSEEQVARARANHFGFVNVKVLPGNVGLLQFTGFQQSEGEIRDTAIAVMKRLAGVDALLVDLRSNGGGDPYMVALLSSQLFPKGKKVHLNDLYWRPTDHTDEFYTDPDLAVGRITGPVYTVTSSRTFSAAEEYTSNLKALKRATQVGETTGGGAHPGGQERLSDHYSAFIPRGRAINPITKGNWEGTGNVPEIATTRAEALKVAYLDALKTLEKSAKTDLKINELRAARAKAERGETLLN, from the coding sequence GTGAAGACTCTTAACATCGCCGTGATGCTGATCGTGAGTACCGCGAGCGCACTCGCCGCGCAGGCACCCGGCGCCCTCGATGCAGCCGAGAAGCAGACCGCCATCAACGCTCTCGCCGATCAGCTCACCACGCTTTACGTGTTTCCCGAGAAGGCCACGGTGATGGCGACAACGTTGCGCGCGAACCTGGCGCGTGGCGACTACGACTCCCTGGCCAACGGGCCGGCCTTCGCGCAGCGTCTCACTCGCGACCTCGACGCCCTGGTGCACGACAAGCATCTGCGGGTGGCGTATTCCATGGATGTTCTCCCCGAGTTCCACGGCGACGCAGGGCGCGAGCCGAGCGAGGAGCAGGTGGCGCGGGCCCGGGCGAATCACTTCGGCTTCGTGAATGTGAAGGTGCTTCCCGGCAACGTCGGCCTGCTCCAGTTCACCGGCTTCCAGCAATCCGAGGGCGAGATCCGCGACACGGCCATCGCGGTGATGAAGCGGCTCGCCGGTGTCGACGCGCTGCTGGTCGATCTGCGGAGCAACGGCGGCGGCGATCCCTATATGGTGGCGCTGCTCTCGTCGCAGCTCTTTCCCAAGGGGAAAAAGGTCCACCTCAACGACCTGTACTGGCGCCCCACCGATCACACCGACGAGTTCTACACCGATCCCGACCTCGCCGTCGGCCGGATCACGGGCCCGGTGTACACGGTGACTTCCTCGCGCACCTTTTCGGCGGCCGAGGAGTACACCAGCAACCTGAAGGCGTTGAAGAGGGCGACGCAAGTTGGTGAGACTACCGGGGGAGGTGCGCATCCTGGCGGACAGGAACGTCTGTCGGATCACTACTCGGCCTTCATTCCCCGCGGCAGGGCGATCAATCCGATCACCAAGGGGAATTGGGAGGGGACGGGGAACGTGCCGGAGATCGCGACTACTCGAGCTGAGGCGCTCAAGGTCGCGTATCTGGACGCGCTGAAGACGCTGGAGAAGTCCGCGAAGACCGACCTGAAGATCAACGAGCTGCGGGCGGCGCGGGCCAAGGCGGAGCGAGGGGAGACGCTCCTCAACTAA
- the rnz gene encoding ribonuclease Z, whose amino-acid sequence MIQVTFLGTSAALPTTERNVSGLMMQREGELLLFDCGEGTQRQMMRYGAGFTMSDIFFSHYHSDHTLGLPGLLRSLGMMARTAPLTLYGPRGAHKHLGQLVALGMEKVKFPVEIIEVAPGQVLPRGEYDLHVGEASHRGDCVAYALVEHDRLGRFDPELARTLGIPEGPLWGKIHRGESVTLESGRVVTPAELVGPARAGRRVTYSGDSAPTDAMLHLAVGADLLIHEATFGEDERARARETMHSTAREAATVAMEAGVKRLVLTHISARYSREAPELLAEARAVFEATTIAKDGMVIEVPYRT is encoded by the coding sequence ATGATCCAGGTGACCTTCCTCGGCACCAGCGCGGCGCTGCCGACCACGGAGCGCAACGTCTCGGGGCTGATGATGCAGCGGGAAGGGGAGTTGCTGCTGTTCGACTGCGGCGAAGGGACTCAGCGACAGATGATGCGCTACGGTGCCGGCTTCACGATGTCGGATATCTTCTTCTCCCACTATCACTCCGATCATACCCTCGGACTGCCGGGGTTGCTGCGCTCGCTCGGCATGATGGCGCGGACGGCACCGCTCACGCTGTACGGCCCACGCGGGGCGCACAAGCATCTCGGCCAGCTGGTCGCGCTCGGGATGGAGAAGGTGAAGTTTCCGGTCGAGATCATTGAAGTGGCCCCGGGACAGGTGCTGCCACGTGGCGAATACGACCTTCACGTCGGCGAGGCGAGTCATCGCGGCGACTGCGTCGCCTATGCGCTGGTGGAGCACGACCGGCTCGGTCGCTTCGATCCCGAACTCGCGCGTACGCTGGGCATTCCCGAGGGGCCCCTCTGGGGCAAGATCCACAGGGGGGAAAGCGTCACGCTCGAGAGCGGGCGGGTCGTGACGCCGGCGGAGCTGGTCGGGCCCGCCCGAGCAGGCCGGCGGGTGACCTACTCCGGTGACTCGGCGCCGACTGATGCCATGCTGCACCTCGCGGTTGGCGCCGACCTGCTGATTCACGAAGCGACCTTTGGGGAAGACGAGCGCGCGCGCGCGAGAGAGACGATGCACTCGACCGCGCGAGAAGCCGCGACCGTCGCGATGGAGGCGGGAGTGAAGCGGCTGGTGCTGACGCATATCTCTGCTCGCTATTCACGCGAGGCGCCCGAGCTGCTGGCCGAGGCGCGCGCGGTGTTCGAGGCGACAACGATCGCGAAGGACGGGATGGTTATCGAGGTGCCGTACCGCACGTAA
- the folE gene encoding GTP cyclohydrolase I FolE: protein MTEFQDQIRAILKAVGEDPDRDGLQKTPERVEKSLRFLTQGYEQSAAGVIGEALFEETHHNMVVVRDIEFYSMCEHHMLPFFGKAHVAYIPSGRIVGLSKMARVVDVFARRLQVQERMTDQIADALSAELEPRGVGVVLEAAHFCMMMRGVQKQGSQTVTSAMRGAFLDDPRTREEFLRLVHATR from the coding sequence GTGACCGAGTTCCAGGACCAGATCCGCGCCATCCTCAAGGCGGTCGGCGAAGATCCCGACCGTGACGGCCTGCAGAAGACGCCGGAGCGAGTCGAGAAGTCGTTGCGCTTTCTGACCCAGGGTTACGAGCAGAGTGCGGCCGGGGTGATCGGCGAAGCGCTGTTCGAGGAAACCCACCACAACATGGTGGTCGTGCGCGACATCGAGTTCTACTCGATGTGCGAACATCACATGCTCCCATTCTTCGGGAAGGCGCACGTGGCCTACATCCCGAGCGGCCGGATTGTCGGCCTCTCGAAGATGGCGCGCGTGGTCGATGTCTTCGCCCGGCGGTTGCAGGTGCAGGAACGGATGACCGACCAGATTGCCGACGCCCTGTCGGCCGAACTGGAACCGCGCGGTGTGGGGGTGGTGCTGGAGGCGGCTCACTTCTGCATGATGATGCGGGGCGTCCAGAAGCAGGGCTCCCAGACCGTGACATCGGCGATGCGCGGCGCGTTTCTCGACGATCCGCGAACCCGCGAGGAGTTCCTCCGACTGGTGCACGCGACCCGATGA
- a CDS encoding MlaD family protein: protein MNSYQKEAAVGLLVILGALAFVGGGMFLRNKSIKSPDVMVLFDNIGNLKDGAPVRISGAPVGRVDGITFEGVGKVRIGIIFSEKIVPAKNAKASIGSVGMLGDVIVNFDPGTGEPLAKGATIIGTVEKGIFDKGAVIADQASQTLTSLNRMLDTGLVIDLRHTLTTTDKLLRYLSDQKGGPTAEVNSTMRSLQQTSARLDTTLQQLDAKSLQTRLDSTMRSTGALADRLAATSTRMDSLLAKIQRGDGTLGKLASDSGLYVDLRKTLQATNGLIDELKKNPGKIGVTVKLF, encoded by the coding sequence ATGAATTCATATCAGAAGGAAGCCGCCGTCGGACTGCTCGTGATCCTGGGCGCGCTCGCGTTCGTGGGTGGCGGGATGTTCCTGCGCAACAAGAGCATCAAGAGCCCCGATGTCATGGTGCTGTTCGACAACATCGGCAACCTCAAGGATGGCGCGCCGGTGCGCATCTCCGGTGCACCAGTTGGCCGGGTCGACGGGATCACCTTCGAGGGTGTCGGCAAGGTGCGCATCGGCATCATCTTCTCGGAGAAGATCGTGCCGGCGAAGAATGCCAAGGCCTCGATCGGCAGCGTCGGGATGCTCGGCGACGTGATCGTGAACTTCGACCCCGGGACCGGCGAACCGCTGGCGAAGGGTGCGACGATCATCGGCACGGTCGAGAAGGGGATCTTCGACAAGGGCGCCGTGATTGCCGACCAGGCGTCGCAGACGCTGACTTCACTCAACCGGATGCTCGACACGGGGCTGGTGATCGACTTGCGCCATACCCTGACCACGACAGACAAGCTGCTCCGCTACCTGAGCGACCAGAAGGGCGGCCCCACGGCCGAGGTTAACAGCACGATGCGGTCGTTGCAGCAGACGTCGGCACGGCTCGACACCACGCTGCAGCAACTCGACGCCAAGTCGCTCCAGACCCGGCTCGATTCCACGATGCGCTCGACCGGGGCGCTTGCCGACCGTCTGGCTGCGACCTCGACCCGGATGGACTCGCTGCTGGCGAAGATTCAGCGGGGCGACGGAACCCTGGGCAAGCTGGCGTCGGACTCGGGGTTGTATGTTGATCTCCGGAAAACCCTGCAGGCCACCAACGGGCTGATCGACGAGCTCAAGAAGAATCCCGGCAAGATCGGGGTGACTGTCAAGCTCTTCTGA
- a CDS encoding ATP-binding cassette domain-containing protein produces the protein MIELRDVAKRFGAQVVLDGVTLTVNEGETLALLGPSGTGKSVLLKHIIGLLRPDRGEVIVDGLYVAKLKRKELAALRSTIGYVFQNGALFDSMNVHENIRLGLTDPAQFNDTEFVEKRVGECLKIVNLVPETARKMPSELSGGMRKRVGIARAIAGKPKYLLYDEPTSGLDPVNSDVIDTMIKRLDTELGVTSIMVTHDVRGAFRTADRIALLTQGKIVAIGTPEEFRDSTVPEVRAFLERDFDNEPI, from the coding sequence ATGATCGAACTCCGCGATGTCGCCAAACGCTTCGGCGCCCAGGTCGTCCTCGACGGCGTCACGCTTACCGTCAATGAAGGCGAGACCCTGGCGCTCCTCGGGCCGTCGGGCACCGGCAAGAGCGTGCTGCTCAAGCATATCATCGGGCTGCTGCGGCCCGACCGGGGTGAAGTGATTGTCGACGGGCTGTATGTGGCCAAGCTCAAGCGCAAGGAGCTGGCGGCGCTGCGTTCGACCATCGGCTACGTCTTCCAGAATGGCGCGCTCTTCGACTCGATGAACGTGCACGAGAATATCCGGCTCGGCCTGACCGACCCGGCACAGTTCAACGACACCGAGTTCGTCGAGAAGCGGGTGGGGGAATGCCTCAAGATCGTGAACCTGGTGCCTGAAACCGCTCGGAAGATGCCGTCAGAACTCTCGGGCGGGATGCGCAAGCGGGTCGGGATCGCCCGGGCGATCGCGGGGAAGCCGAAGTACCTGCTCTATGACGAGCCGACCTCGGGGCTTGATCCGGTGAACTCGGATGTGATCGACACGATGATCAAGCGGCTCGATACCGAGCTTGGTGTGACCTCGATCATGGTGACCCACGACGTCCGGGGTGCCTTCCGCACGGCTGACCGGATCGCGCTGCTGACGCAGGGAAAGATCGTCGCGATCGGCACACCGGAAGAATTCCGTGATTCGACCGTACCAGAAGTCAGAGCGTTCCTCGAACGCGACTTCGACAATGAGCCCATCTGA
- a CDS encoding ABC transporter permease produces the protein MSSLVARVQHSAGRAVLDALAAVGRFAALMVELVRGLTEWRIWVPRAFDEAWSIGMGSLFIVLLISSFAGAVTALQAGYQFTGNIPIYVVGSLVTESVVLELGPVLVGLILAGRIGASYAAELGTMRVTEQIDALESLGRSPASHLLIPRVMACLLMIPVLVIFADVVAVLAGWLAAKQALPITDQDFIYGARIFWRPFDATYSVTKAFFFAAAISLISCYRGYTTKQGAEGVGKAATGAVVTSSVLILLLDTVLAKLLLKA, from the coding sequence GTGAGTTCCCTCGTTGCGCGCGTTCAGCATAGCGCCGGCCGGGCCGTGCTTGACGCGCTGGCTGCGGTCGGCCGCTTCGCCGCGCTCATGGTCGAGCTCGTCCGCGGGCTGACCGAATGGCGGATCTGGGTGCCGCGGGCCTTTGACGAGGCGTGGAGCATCGGCATGGGCTCGCTCTTCATCGTGCTGCTGATCTCGTCGTTCGCCGGGGCGGTGACGGCGCTGCAGGCGGGATATCAGTTCACCGGCAACATTCCGATCTACGTGGTCGGTTCGCTGGTCACCGAGTCGGTGGTGCTGGAGCTCGGTCCGGTGCTCGTCGGGCTGATCCTCGCGGGCCGGATCGGTGCGTCGTATGCTGCCGAACTTGGCACGATGCGGGTGACCGAACAGATCGATGCTCTCGAATCGCTCGGTCGTTCACCGGCGAGTCACCTGCTGATCCCGCGGGTGATGGCGTGCCTGCTGATGATCCCGGTCCTGGTGATCTTCGCCGATGTGGTGGCGGTGCTCGCCGGCTGGCTTGCCGCCAAGCAGGCGCTGCCGATTACCGACCAGGATTTCATCTACGGTGCCCGGATCTTCTGGCGCCCCTTTGATGCGACGTATTCGGTGACCAAGGCGTTCTTCTTTGCCGCGGCGATCTCGCTCATTTCCTGCTACCGGGGCTACACCACCAAGCAGGGAGCGGAGGGCGTTGGCAAGGCCGCGACCGGGGCCGTGGTGACTTCGTCGGTCCTGATCCTGCTGCTCGACACTGTGCTCGCAAAGCTGTTGCTCAAGGCATGA
- a CDS encoding A/G-specific adenine glycosylase — translation MNLKSIPAIAEQRIRVKRRLLTWFRRHGRDLPWRRTRDPYQILVSEVMLQQTQVSRVEGYWARFLERFPTIHHLAEAPPRRVQESWAGLGYYRRATNLHLLAREVVTHHGGELPRDVTALRALPGVGAYTAGAVASFAYELPEPAVDTNVARVLRRIFHPRLPPGAKGEKQLWATASTLVSRRGLTTWTINQALMELGALICTARVKHCDRCPVRDLCRTGAVQLRGATRKSATVRSRSRGRT, via the coding sequence GTGAACCTCAAGTCTATCCCTGCCATCGCCGAGCAACGCATCCGGGTCAAGCGGCGCCTGCTGACCTGGTTCCGGCGCCACGGCCGTGACCTGCCCTGGCGTCGGACGCGCGACCCCTATCAGATCCTGGTGTCTGAAGTCATGCTCCAGCAGACGCAGGTGTCGCGGGTCGAGGGATACTGGGCCCGCTTCCTCGAACGCTTTCCGACCATCCACCATCTCGCCGAGGCACCGCCGCGCCGGGTGCAGGAATCGTGGGCCGGGCTCGGCTATTACCGCCGTGCCACCAACCTCCACCTGCTTGCCCGCGAGGTGGTGACGCACCACGGCGGAGAATTGCCACGCGACGTCACGGCACTCCGGGCGCTCCCGGGGGTCGGTGCCTACACCGCAGGTGCGGTCGCCTCGTTCGCCTATGAGCTCCCCGAACCTGCTGTCGACACCAATGTCGCGCGGGTATTACGCCGGATCTTTCACCCCCGACTCCCTCCCGGCGCGAAGGGTGAGAAGCAACTCTGGGCCACCGCGAGCACCCTCGTGTCGCGGCGCGGACTCACGACCTGGACCATCAATCAGGCGCTGATGGAACTCGGCGCCCTGATCTGCACCGCCCGCGTGAAGCACTGCGACCGCTGCCCGGTGCGCGACCTCTGTCGCACCGGCGCCGTTCAGCTGCGTGGCGCGACCCGCAAGAGTGCCACGGTCCGGTCGAGGTCACGCGGCAGGACGTAG
- a CDS encoding aminotransferase class V-fold PLP-dependent enzyme translates to MTISRRDLLALAAALPGFSGLAHATLPPRTTSALPHGPAPDDEPAWERIAAEFVIEGTHLNTGTYGACPLPVLDATIHHMRAFERMIGQEAVDVKAVHAELESFLGAWPGSVAIVRNTTEAMNVVANGLELAAGDEVLATTHEHIGGRCAWDLLAKRRGVVFRQFTPPLDPKDEGELLAAWQREVTPRTRVVMISQVLFTTGMIQPAAELVRWARARGIVSVIDAAHPPGMLVNNLQALNADYYCTSTHKWLLAPKGTGLLVVHPDRIKSTWPLIGSGDWNSDLIARFEHVGTSNDSLVAGMRAAVAFQNAIGSTAIEQRIRRLGTHLFDALRENPRVKLLSPRAAAMRSPMVSFTMDGISAEQLQGYLGRERIRTRRIAEYGYEYLRLSSHIYVLPRDLDRTVALLRVAPRS, encoded by the coding sequence ATGACGATCTCGCGCCGCGACCTGCTCGCGCTGGCCGCCGCGCTTCCGGGCTTCTCCGGTCTGGCCCACGCGACGCTGCCGCCGCGCACGACCTCGGCGCTGCCGCACGGCCCAGCGCCAGACGACGAGCCGGCGTGGGAGCGGATTGCCGCCGAGTTCGTGATCGAAGGGACCCATCTCAACACCGGGACCTACGGCGCCTGCCCGCTGCCGGTGCTCGACGCCACCATCCATCATATGCGCGCGTTCGAGCGGATGATCGGCCAGGAAGCGGTCGACGTGAAGGCCGTGCACGCAGAGCTGGAGAGTTTTCTCGGCGCGTGGCCCGGCAGTGTGGCGATCGTCCGCAACACCACCGAAGCGATGAATGTGGTGGCCAACGGCCTCGAACTCGCCGCGGGTGATGAGGTGCTGGCAACGACGCATGAACACATTGGTGGCCGGTGCGCGTGGGATCTGCTGGCGAAGCGGCGCGGTGTGGTCTTCCGTCAGTTCACGCCGCCGCTCGATCCCAAAGACGAGGGCGAGTTGCTCGCGGCGTGGCAGCGCGAAGTGACGCCGCGCACCAGGGTGGTGATGATCTCGCAGGTCCTGTTCACGACCGGCATGATCCAGCCTGCGGCCGAGCTGGTGCGATGGGCGCGAGCGCGAGGCATTGTGAGTGTCATTGACGCCGCACATCCGCCCGGCATGCTGGTGAACAACCTGCAGGCGCTCAATGCCGACTACTACTGCACCTCGACGCACAAGTGGTTGCTGGCGCCCAAGGGCACTGGCCTGCTGGTGGTGCATCCCGACCGCATCAAGAGCACCTGGCCGCTGATCGGCTCGGGCGACTGGAACAGCGACCTGATCGCGCGCTTCGAACATGTCGGTACCAGCAATGACTCACTCGTCGCCGGAATGCGGGCGGCAGTGGCCTTCCAAAATGCCATCGGCTCGACGGCGATCGAGCAGCGCATTCGTCGTCTCGGCACGCATCTCTTCGACGCGCTGCGGGAGAATCCGCGCGTGAAGCTGCTCTCGCCGCGCGCGGCGGCGATGCGATCGCCGATGGTGTCGTTCACGATGGATGGCATCAGTGCGGAACAACTGCAAGGGTACCTTGGGCGGGAGCGGATCCGGACACGACGGATCGCAGAGTACGGCTACGAATATCTGCGCCTGAGTTCGCACATCTACGTCCTGCCGCGTGACCTCGACCGGACCGTGGCACTCTTGCGGGTCGCGCCACGCAGCTGA
- a CDS encoding DUF2203 domain-containing protein gives MTETATVDVRQFSVDQANATLPLVRRIVQDLIDLHPRWRAAVAAYELAQADVTADGETDSAREQRLAAGRLAGEIESCLDELTQIGCHFKDFEAGLVDFPTMHDDRLVYLCWRAGEERVEYWHEITGGVDGRQLIDASFDAVAR, from the coding sequence ATGACCGAGACTGCTACCGTTGATGTCCGCCAATTCTCTGTCGACCAGGCGAACGCGACGCTCCCCCTGGTGCGGCGGATCGTGCAGGACCTGATCGACCTGCATCCGCGGTGGCGGGCCGCCGTGGCCGCCTACGAACTCGCCCAGGCCGACGTGACTGCCGATGGCGAAACCGACTCGGCTCGCGAGCAGCGTCTCGCCGCGGGTCGGCTCGCCGGCGAGATCGAGTCGTGCCTCGACGAGTTGACGCAGATCGGCTGCCATTTCAAGGACTTCGAGGCCGGCCTGGTCGACTTCCCCACCATGCACGACGACCGACTGGTCTACCTCTGCTGGCGTGCGGGCGAGGAGCGGGTGGAGTACTGGCACGAGATCACCGGTGGCGTCGATGGCCGGCAGCTGATTGATGCAAGCTTCGATGCGGTGGCCCGATGA